In Shewanella sp. VB17, a single genomic region encodes these proteins:
- a CDS encoding DUF3653 domain-containing protein, translating into MDSHSASIHFDVTERTVRNWWSLSCPSWVDKYVDLYQRSIPKTKEWDGFKFVNGRLFTPYDKLTFAPSELMKIFYDRQFNRLDRVERQKLRVQVAELRSDDEAKAIREEIDEMIKTLQKVKLSPIVAPELVYAEKVRNKRK; encoded by the coding sequence TTGGATTCACATAGCGCTAGCATTCATTTTGATGTAACAGAAAGAACAGTAAGAAATTGGTGGAGTTTATCTTGTCCGTCTTGGGTTGATAAATATGTTGACCTATACCAACGTTCAATCCCAAAAACTAAAGAATGGGATGGCTTCAAGTTCGTTAATGGTCGACTTTTTACCCCTTATGACAAACTCACCTTTGCACCCAGTGAACTCATGAAGATATTTTACGATAGACAATTTAACCGACTCGATCGCGTTGAGCGCCAAAAGTTAAGAGTTCAAGTTGCTGAACTCCGCAGCGATGATGAAGCTAAGGCAATACGGGAAGAAATTGACGAGATGATTAAGACACTTCAGAAAGTTAAGCTATCCCCGATTGTTGCACCTGAATTGGTTTATGCAGAAAAAGTCAGAAATAAACGAAAATAA
- a CDS encoding antitoxin Xre/MbcA/ParS toxin-binding domain-containing protein produces MTSINVFTPTSSANKVLSFWQLVGLPARGTRLYTALHNGLPFEIYAKLAHISGLEKSELANATVIASATLQRRAKAGKFNKDESDRLYRFAEVYKSALDLFEGHAKDASTWLKSPVRGLGGKRPIEMLSTSAETEAVLNLIGRLEHGVFA; encoded by the coding sequence ATGACCAGCATAAATGTGTTTACCCCAACAAGTTCAGCCAATAAAGTGCTAAGTTTCTGGCAATTAGTCGGCTTACCAGCTCGAGGCACCCGTTTATATACAGCCTTACATAATGGGCTGCCTTTCGAAATTTACGCTAAATTAGCACACATCTCAGGGCTTGAAAAATCGGAATTGGCTAACGCAACGGTCATTGCCAGTGCCACGCTACAGCGCAGAGCAAAAGCCGGAAAATTTAATAAAGATGAAAGTGATCGCCTCTATCGATTTGCTGAAGTCTACAAATCCGCATTGGATCTATTTGAAGGTCATGCCAAAGATGCCTCTACATGGTTAAAAAGTCCTGTTCGCGGTCTGGGTGGTAAACGTCCCATTGAAATGTTATCCACCTCAGCAGAAACAGAAGCGGTATTGAATCTTATTGGTCGATTAGAACACGGCGTATTTGCATGA
- a CDS encoding thiamine pyrophosphate-binding protein translates to MDNDSDDSEAIDSFELNEQLSNACLPITIPTAEAPLDLADLLLQYLASLDIDFVFGIPGGAIEPLYNALARNRCHGTSHIPKAIIARHETGAVFMADGYACRTGKLGVCCATTGPGSTNLITGVASAYANKIPMLIITAQTPLTSFGKGAFQESSCTGINTVAMFEHCTRYNTLISHPEQFERKLAAALMTAFASPSGPVHLSIPLDIFRSPTPLNRERFDIRTLLNKPSLMDNVALDELMLELTPDKNIVFVIGEGASEAIGSILATAHLLGATLLTTPHGKGLISAYHPKFKGIIGFAGHQSAVDCLHDQSLDTIVCIGTVLSEWACTRELLLNSKVIHIDEQEANFIHTTMAKIHVRGRILTVFDRLYKALVQQYELPLPSSYVLDPTQRFFTLDDEAAFLDCKKPITPPRLMHDLTELFPPDTRYLADTGASFAWAIHYLHPFDRRMQGDRDARGGLFRACLEFASMGWAIGCAVGVALAEPNQPVVCITGDGSMLMSGQELTVAVQHKLPIIFVILNDSSLGMVKQGQKLNHAGAIGTALPYVDFAAFAASMGAASYRIESTEDMHLLPIRQICQSQGPTLLDVYIDIDAVAPISARIKQLSNG, encoded by the coding sequence ATGGATAATGATTCTGACGATTCTGAAGCAATAGACTCATTTGAGCTTAATGAGCAACTTTCCAATGCATGCCTCCCAATAACTATTCCTACAGCAGAGGCTCCATTAGATCTTGCAGACTTGCTCTTACAGTATCTTGCCTCATTGGACATTGACTTTGTCTTCGGTATTCCAGGTGGCGCTATCGAACCCCTATATAATGCATTGGCACGTAATCGATGCCATGGGACAAGCCACATCCCTAAAGCCATTATCGCTCGTCACGAAACGGGGGCAGTCTTCATGGCCGATGGTTACGCATGCAGGACGGGAAAGTTGGGTGTTTGCTGCGCAACCACAGGGCCTGGGAGCACCAATTTAATTACCGGCGTTGCGTCTGCTTACGCCAACAAAATCCCCATGTTGATCATCACGGCCCAAACCCCGCTTACCTCTTTTGGTAAAGGGGCATTTCAGGAATCTTCCTGCACCGGTATCAATACCGTTGCCATGTTTGAGCATTGCACCCGTTATAATACCTTAATCTCGCATCCTGAGCAGTTTGAACGTAAACTTGCTGCCGCATTAATGACCGCCTTTGCTTCGCCTTCAGGCCCAGTACATTTAAGCATTCCTTTAGATATATTTCGCAGCCCTACCCCCCTTAATAGAGAAAGATTTGATATTAGGACTCTACTGAATAAGCCTTCTTTAATGGATAACGTCGCACTCGATGAATTGATGTTGGAATTAACGCCTGATAAAAATATTGTGTTTGTCATTGGAGAAGGGGCAAGTGAAGCAATTGGGTCCATATTAGCGACGGCGCATTTACTGGGGGCAACTTTGCTCACCACCCCCCATGGAAAAGGACTGATCAGCGCTTATCATCCAAAATTTAAAGGGATCATAGGCTTTGCTGGTCATCAGAGCGCTGTCGACTGTTTACATGATCAATCATTAGACACCATTGTTTGTATTGGTACCGTACTGAGTGAATGGGCATGTACCCGCGAATTATTGCTCAATTCGAAGGTCATACATATTGATGAGCAAGAGGCTAACTTTATCCATACCACCATGGCTAAAATACATGTCAGAGGACGTATTTTAACCGTGTTTGATCGCCTCTATAAAGCATTAGTTCAACAATATGAACTCCCTTTACCTTCAAGTTATGTGCTCGATCCCACCCAGCGCTTTTTTACTCTCGATGATGAAGCGGCGTTTTTAGACTGTAAAAAACCAATCACTCCGCCACGATTAATGCACGACTTGACCGAGTTGTTCCCACCTGATACCCGTTATCTCGCCGATACTGGAGCCAGTTTTGCGTGGGCTATTCATTATCTTCACCCATTTGATCGTCGTATGCAGGGAGATCGTGATGCCAGAGGCGGACTGTTCCGTGCTTGCCTCGAATTTGCTTCCATGGGCTGGGCAATAGGCTGTGCCGTGGGGGTCGCACTGGCAGAGCCAAATCAGCCGGTGGTTTGCATTACTGGCGATGGCAGCATGTTAATGAGTGGTCAAGAACTCACGGTAGCAGTACAGCATAAACTCCCCATCATTTTTGTGATCCTTAACGATTCGTCATTGGGCATGGTCAAACAGGGGCAAAAACTGAATCATGCTGGCGCGATAGGCACAGCATTACCTTATGTCGACTTTGCCGCCTTTGCCGCTTCGATGGGGGCTGCAAGCTACCGTATTGAGTCCACAGAAGACATGCATTTACTGCCTATTCGACAAATTTGTCAATCTCAGGGGCCAACGTTACTCGATGTGTATATCGACATTGATGCCGTTGCGCCTATCTCAGCACGCATAAAACAACTCAGTAATGGTTAA
- a CDS encoding citrate/2-methylcitrate synthase: protein MKSQQEMEPITTEIWQEIPDEHDPFVAKTCVCAGFNVFEDMLGKASWIEYLYLLFQQQQPSPYQARLLNDLAVAIANAGPRDHSVQAAMSAAAGGSTFASCLMAALAVGAGQLNGGQEIYHAVTMWQRCSQDLALWQHMLTKKTYLHFQLENNGHDHSTWPTLTHAPGFSLHGLHCAAPTLQTLEHLANITDAPTESTLSWLLLHRHALEQACQRPLSMTGIVAATFTQLALDPQQSELLYLLLRLPGAAAHALEQHRRGWRDYPFHPQGIKLMESGSMSPVQRKIDE from the coding sequence ATGAAATCCCAACAGGAAATGGAGCCCATTACGACAGAGATCTGGCAAGAGATCCCCGATGAGCATGATCCTTTCGTGGCTAAAACCTGTGTGTGTGCCGGATTTAATGTTTTTGAAGATATGCTCGGTAAAGCCAGCTGGATAGAGTATCTGTATTTATTGTTTCAGCAGCAACAGCCAAGCCCTTATCAAGCCAGACTATTAAACGATTTGGCCGTCGCCATTGCCAATGCAGGCCCCAGAGATCACAGCGTCCAAGCAGCGATGTCAGCAGCGGCGGGAGGATCAACCTTTGCATCTTGTTTAATGGCGGCACTTGCCGTAGGGGCTGGACAACTCAATGGAGGTCAGGAGATTTACCATGCCGTCACCATGTGGCAGCGATGTAGTCAAGATCTTGCCCTGTGGCAGCATATGCTAACGAAAAAGACGTATCTGCATTTCCAATTGGAAAACAATGGTCATGATCACAGTACTTGGCCAACCTTAACCCATGCACCTGGATTTTCCCTCCACGGACTTCACTGTGCAGCACCAACCCTGCAAACCCTTGAACATTTAGCCAATATCACTGATGCGCCGACAGAATCGACTCTCAGCTGGCTGTTATTGCATCGGCACGCATTAGAGCAAGCCTGTCAGCGACCGCTGAGTATGACGGGCATCGTTGCGGCCACCTTTACTCAGCTAGCACTCGACCCACAGCAATCAGAGCTGCTTTATTTACTGCTGCGTTTACCCGGCGCAGCCGCTCATGCACTTGAGCAACATAGACGCGGGTGGCGAGATTATCCTTTTCATCCACAAGGCATTAAATTAATGGAAAGCGGATCCATGAGCCCAGTGCAAAGGAAGATTGATGAATAA
- a CDS encoding protein-disulfide isomerase: MITDLLTPVLPTSAPLTLSLYFIYDSHCPWSYAATPLVNALSQAYPEMAIHLMHCAHFNGSDAAGQEQVEAILTLSPVKFGKEHMRYVNSPKDSLKTANLMAWMQTKQPDKLLPVLNALQKSHFIEGNAFNCKPDFNDLIEAFKLSPSKKVFRDELSSEAEFVLADIEEVQDMIATTAFPALLIIADDQGIFIDHSQYLSQPETVVDAVEKELAALNR, from the coding sequence ATGATCACCGACTTATTGACACCAGTGCTACCGACTTCAGCTCCTTTGACACTTTCACTTTATTTTATCTACGATTCTCATTGTCCGTGGAGTTATGCCGCGACCCCTTTGGTTAATGCCCTTAGTCAGGCTTATCCTGAGATGGCGATTCACTTGATGCATTGTGCCCATTTCAATGGTTCTGATGCAGCAGGCCAAGAGCAGGTCGAGGCGATATTAACGCTAAGTCCCGTTAAATTTGGCAAAGAACATATGCGCTATGTAAATAGTCCTAAGGATTCCTTAAAAACGGCCAACTTAATGGCTTGGATGCAGACTAAACAGCCTGATAAACTGCTGCCCGTATTAAATGCATTGCAAAAATCACATTTTATTGAAGGGAATGCATTTAATTGTAAACCGGACTTTAACGACCTTATTGAAGCGTTTAAGTTATCACCTTCAAAGAAAGTCTTTAGAGATGAATTAAGCAGCGAAGCTGAATTTGTGTTGGCAGATATTGAAGAAGTTCAAGACATGATAGCCACAACTGCCTTTCCCGCCTTGTTAATCATAGCTGATGACCAAGGAATTTTTATCGACCACTCCCAGTATTTAAGCCAGCCAGAGACCGTTGTCGATGCAGTTGAAAAGGAACTTGCTGCCCTTAACCGTTAA
- a CDS encoding sphingomyelin phosphodiesterase, with protein sequence MPAVTYLDSHYSFLSRCINGFSVLFSLLIFSPALLADTDIYVTNNSAAQMTIDVSHTGSDRLEEGSEWIQQAQILGPWESQLVLSINRWEGVKNNHKYQFETQLTNEDGQYFTLHQEVEGHRFSSTLKHGVSTADIALLWKNDREIHRVQSMIVAEQPIELALKASKTARYDDIYYTVTPIKQPPVANDDADVLSVMTYNIWALPLIASKISERFSLLPEQMQGYDVLLLQEVFAAGRDGFLRQLADEYPYQTRMLNKPGMNIHDGGVTILSRFPIVNQSQYIFPDCAGTDCFADKGVNYAEVIKNGKAYHVFATHTASYDTDIARDYRQRQFQQIHQFAADLNIPATETVIYGGDFNVNKRKFEHDYLSMLAHLEADEPQYTGYTESTFDPRINAFAGKVVADNGNVEYLDYILVSNQHGIKKSNRNTVHVPRSTAAQLWGDWNLSDHFPVGAEIF encoded by the coding sequence ATGCCAGCAGTGACTTATTTAGATTCACATTATTCTTTTTTATCTCGTTGTATAAATGGGTTTAGCGTTTTATTCAGTTTGTTAATTTTCTCACCTGCTTTACTGGCCGATACCGATATTTACGTCACGAATAACTCCGCAGCACAGATGACGATTGATGTCAGTCATACTGGTAGTGACAGGTTAGAGGAAGGAAGTGAATGGATCCAACAAGCGCAGATCTTAGGTCCTTGGGAGAGTCAATTAGTGTTAAGCATTAATCGATGGGAGGGGGTTAAAAATAATCATAAGTACCAATTTGAGACGCAATTAACGAATGAGGATGGACAATATTTTACTCTGCATCAAGAGGTCGAAGGGCACAGGTTTAGCTCAACGCTCAAACATGGCGTGAGTACGGCTGATATTGCGCTTTTATGGAAAAATGATCGAGAAATACACAGAGTGCAGTCAATGATAGTGGCTGAGCAGCCTATTGAACTCGCATTGAAAGCCAGCAAAACTGCTAGGTATGATGATATTTATTACACTGTGACACCCATAAAGCAGCCACCAGTGGCCAATGATGACGCGGATGTATTATCTGTGATGACCTACAATATTTGGGCGCTTCCTCTGATTGCTTCAAAGATTAGCGAACGATTTTCACTATTACCAGAGCAGATGCAAGGCTATGACGTGCTATTGTTACAGGAAGTATTTGCTGCAGGAAGGGACGGATTTTTACGTCAATTAGCGGATGAATATCCTTATCAGACACGCATGTTGAATAAACCAGGCATGAACATTCATGATGGCGGGGTAACGATTTTAAGCCGCTTTCCCATTGTTAATCAAAGCCAATATATTTTCCCTGATTGCGCGGGTACTGATTGTTTTGCTGATAAAGGTGTGAATTATGCTGAGGTGATTAAAAATGGGAAAGCGTACCATGTGTTTGCCACGCACACAGCCTCTTATGATACTGATATAGCAAGAGACTATCGACAACGTCAGTTTCAGCAAATTCACCAATTTGCTGCTGATCTTAATATACCGGCCACAGAAACGGTTATTTACGGTGGTGATTTTAATGTCAATAAACGCAAGTTTGAACATGATTACCTGAGCATGTTAGCGCATCTTGAAGCTGATGAGCCTCAATACACAGGCTACACAGAATCGACCTTCGATCCACGGATAAATGCCTTTGCGGGTAAGGTTGTGGCTGACAATGGTAATGTGGAATATTTAGACTACATTTTGGTCAGTAATCAACATGGCATCAAAAAGTCCAACCGTAATACGGTACACGTACCACGTAGTACTGCAGCGCAGTTATGGGGAGATTGGAATTTATCAGATCATTTTCCGGTCGGGGCGGAGATTTTTTAA
- a CDS encoding DUF3103 family protein, with product MKNFTLILMLTAPLMTASSLSYAKQVPPNGLSEQPAIGTVSDTKRDIALELSRQYSHISSVLQSTINQYNLTIDAQQAFQLSGIDDRKLQDAELTIRAAKGLNIQNNNQLGERSNTEANLLQFRLADVSMLSDWQRGEAPLFAFEPDGNDTQWAHVEAYDLDGKIHLLDVYELPQRPVFVIGLDKQKMNQEGLAVMRNILTSGISLVPPQPHALSNQTISTTVIKQISMEDDQEPWVSGKAEIYAIVTGVNPSRMAPVLDVVDMPYLDYSDTQYFPNQIIIHWERYRWDAADLILMEHDDGTNYKELASALLLAAEQILKAIPNPDVQGYAIIATITNGLLSVMPDGWFTNDDDFVDVYYTLQEGDNYIHHSGAGANVKATFEPLMINQR from the coding sequence ATGAAAAATTTTACTTTAATTTTGATGTTAACGGCTCCATTAATGACGGCATCGTCATTGAGTTACGCTAAACAAGTCCCTCCTAATGGGTTGTCCGAGCAACCAGCCATCGGCACAGTGTCCGACACTAAACGTGACATAGCACTTGAGCTGAGCCGTCAGTACAGTCACATCTCGTCTGTACTTCAATCGACGATTAATCAATATAATTTAACCATCGATGCTCAGCAGGCTTTTCAGTTAAGCGGTATTGATGATAGAAAATTGCAAGATGCAGAGTTGACAATACGAGCCGCAAAAGGCCTCAATATCCAAAATAATAATCAACTTGGTGAACGAAGTAATACAGAGGCCAACTTATTACAATTTAGGCTCGCTGATGTCAGCATGCTATCTGATTGGCAACGAGGGGAAGCCCCGTTATTTGCATTTGAACCCGATGGAAATGACACACAATGGGCACATGTAGAAGCATATGATCTTGACGGTAAAATCCATCTATTGGATGTATATGAACTACCGCAAAGACCGGTATTTGTTATTGGTTTGGATAAACAAAAAATGAATCAGGAAGGGTTAGCGGTCATGCGCAATATTCTGACATCAGGTATTTCGTTGGTCCCTCCTCAGCCACATGCCTTATCCAATCAGACCATATCGACCACAGTGATTAAACAGATCAGTATGGAAGATGATCAAGAACCTTGGGTATCTGGCAAAGCAGAAATTTACGCGATTGTCACAGGTGTCAACCCTAGTCGAATGGCTCCTGTATTAGATGTAGTTGACATGCCCTATTTGGATTACTCTGATACCCAATATTTCCCAAATCAGATCATCATACATTGGGAACGCTATCGTTGGGATGCTGCAGATCTGATCTTAATGGAACATGATGACGGCACTAATTATAAAGAACTCGCCTCAGCACTACTGCTTGCAGCAGAACAAATTTTAAAGGCCATCCCTAATCCCGACGTTCAGGGTTACGCGATCATTGCCACCATAACTAATGGTCTTTTGTCAGTCATGCCTGATGGGTGGTTTACCAACGATGATGACTTTGTTGATGTGTATTACACGCTGCAAGAAGGCGATAATTATATTCATCATTCAGGTGCCGGTGCCAATGTTAAGGCGACATTTGAGCCATTGATGATTAACCAAAGGTAA
- a CDS encoding VF530 family DNA-binding protein — protein sequence MIEEQQNNPLHGLKLEVMLTELVKFYDWKILYTALRLECFNLNPSHEACLKFLKKTEWARERVESFYLYRFKRMPKGSAAQFELKPRERGFADGIVPRKPEALTIELIEKMRAKATADYEAMKANNSKGYTKKVHDGAYKTRTNDNRAKPSQDPNNPWGNK from the coding sequence ATGATTGAAGAGCAACAAAATAACCCATTACATGGCCTTAAACTTGAAGTGATGCTCACTGAGTTGGTGAAGTTTTATGATTGGAAGATTTTATACACCGCCTTGCGTTTAGAATGTTTTAACCTTAATCCTTCTCATGAAGCGTGCCTTAAGTTTCTTAAAAAAACAGAATGGGCGAGAGAGCGAGTTGAAAGTTTTTACCTTTACCGTTTTAAACGTATGCCTAAAGGCAGCGCTGCACAGTTTGAACTTAAGCCTCGCGAACGCGGTTTTGCTGACGGGATTGTTCCTCGTAAACCTGAAGCACTCACGATTGAGCTTATTGAAAAAATGCGGGCTAAGGCAACAGCAGATTATGAAGCCATGAAAGCAAATAACAGTAAAGGTTACACTAAGAAAGTCCACGATGGTGCTTATAAAACGCGAACTAACGATAATCGCGCTAAACCGTCGCAAGATCCAAATAATCCTTGGGGTAATAAATAA
- a CDS encoding ABC-F family ATPase — protein sequence MISTANITMQFGAEPLFENISAKFGHGNRYGLIGANGCGKSTFMKILSGELAPSSGNVSITPGLKVGTLSQDQFAFEQYSVVDTVIMGDAKLWKVKQERDNIYALPEMSDEDGMRVGDLESQFAEMDGYSAESRAGEILLEAGIEESFHFGLMQQVAPGWKLRVLLAQALFSNPDILLLDEPTNNLDIHTINWLAEELNKRKCTMIIISHDRHFLNTVCTHMADIDYGELRIYPGNYEYFMEASGLIQEQLLAGNAKKSAEMAELQDFVNRFGANASKAKQASSRAKKLDKISLDEVKSSSRMTPSLRFDESKKMHRQALVIEELGHGFEDQLLFQGGNLILEAGAKLAVIGENGVGKTSLLRCLVDELSHNEGVIKWSENAAIGYCPQDSSLDFDNDLTLFDWMSQWRTPKHNDLMVRGMLGRLLFTDDDANKKARNCSGGEKNRLLFGKLMMQDINVLVMDEPTNHMDMEAIEALNNALKLFEGTLLFVSHDREFVSSLATHIIDVKDKKLINFHGTFNEYLASQAKAK from the coding sequence TTGATTTCTACCGCGAACATCACAATGCAGTTTGGTGCTGAGCCTCTGTTTGAAAACATTTCAGCTAAATTTGGACACGGCAACCGCTACGGGTTAATCGGTGCAAACGGTTGTGGTAAATCCACATTCATGAAAATCCTCAGTGGTGAGCTTGCGCCAAGTTCAGGTAATGTCTCAATTACACCGGGCCTAAAAGTCGGTACCTTGAGCCAAGATCAGTTCGCTTTTGAGCAATACAGTGTGGTCGACACTGTGATCATGGGCGATGCTAAGTTGTGGAAAGTGAAGCAAGAGCGCGATAATATTTATGCGCTACCAGAAATGAGTGATGAAGATGGCATGAGAGTCGGCGATCTTGAGAGTCAATTTGCTGAAATGGATGGCTATAGCGCCGAAAGTCGTGCCGGTGAAATCTTACTCGAAGCCGGTATCGAAGAAAGTTTCCATTTTGGATTAATGCAGCAAGTGGCACCTGGCTGGAAATTGCGTGTTTTGCTTGCACAAGCCCTCTTTTCAAATCCAGACATATTGCTGCTCGATGAGCCAACCAATAACTTGGATATCCACACCATTAATTGGCTAGCTGAAGAACTCAACAAACGTAAGTGTACCATGATCATCATTTCTCATGATCGACATTTTTTAAACACTGTCTGTACGCATATGGCCGATATTGATTATGGTGAACTGCGTATTTATCCTGGTAACTACGAATACTTCATGGAAGCTTCAGGTCTTATTCAAGAGCAATTATTAGCGGGTAATGCTAAAAAAAGTGCTGAAATGGCCGAACTACAGGATTTTGTGAATCGTTTTGGCGCGAATGCCTCTAAAGCCAAGCAAGCGAGTTCACGTGCTAAAAAATTAGATAAAATAAGCTTAGATGAAGTTAAATCATCGAGCCGTATGACCCCTTCATTACGCTTTGATGAAAGTAAAAAAATGCATCGTCAAGCCTTGGTGATTGAAGAGCTGGGCCATGGATTCGAAGATCAGCTGCTATTTCAAGGAGGAAATTTAATTCTTGAAGCCGGTGCTAAGCTAGCCGTTATTGGTGAGAATGGGGTTGGTAAAACAAGCTTACTTCGCTGTTTAGTCGATGAGCTTAGCCATAATGAAGGCGTTATCAAGTGGTCTGAAAATGCCGCTATTGGGTATTGCCCTCAAGATAGCAGTCTCGATTTTGATAACGATCTGACTCTATTTGACTGGATGTCTCAATGGCGCACACCTAAGCATAATGATCTTATGGTGCGGGGCATGCTAGGCCGTTTACTGTTTACTGACGATGATGCCAATAAAAAAGCCCGTAACTGTTCTGGTGGTGAGAAAAACCGTCTGTTATTTGGTAAGTTAATGATGCAAGACATTAACGTTCTAGTGATGGATGAACCCACGAACCACATGGACATGGAAGCCATTGAAGCCTTAAATAATGCATTAAAGCTCTTTGAAGGCACCTTATTGTTCGTGAGTCACGACCGTGAATTTGTCTCATCACTGGCAACGCACATCATCGATGTCAAAGATAAAAAGCTCATAAACTTTCACGGCACATTCAATGAGTATTTAGCTAGCCAAGCTAAAGCCAAATAA
- a CDS encoding RES family NAD+ phosphorylase produces MITGYRIVKKKWAANAFDGEGARLYGGRWNSRGQSCVYLAGSESLAILEVLVHLDNAQQIEHYALFSVTLDEQDVLRLQQQSLPGNWQEDPAPSDTADLGDEWLASQSSLALCVPSSIVARENNYVLNVTHPHFATVLENLIELEFSMDNRLLPR; encoded by the coding sequence ATGATCACAGGCTATCGTATTGTTAAAAAAAAATGGGCAGCAAACGCCTTTGACGGTGAAGGTGCAAGGCTCTATGGCGGTCGCTGGAACAGTCGTGGGCAATCTTGTGTGTATTTAGCCGGATCTGAATCTCTGGCGATTTTAGAAGTATTAGTTCACTTAGATAATGCTCAGCAAATTGAGCATTACGCCCTCTTCTCTGTCACTCTAGATGAACAAGATGTGTTGCGGCTGCAACAACAAAGCTTACCCGGTAATTGGCAAGAAGATCCCGCTCCCTCTGATACTGCAGATTTAGGTGATGAGTGGTTAGCCAGTCAAAGTAGTTTGGCATTGTGTGTCCCCTCAAGCATCGTCGCCAGGGAGAACAATTATGTGCTTAATGTAACACATCCACATTTTGCCACTGTGCTAGAAAATCTGATTGAACTCGAATTCTCCATGGATAATCGTTTACTCCCCAGATGA